A single Methylomonas sp. AM2-LC DNA region contains:
- a CDS encoding cytochrome-c peroxidase, whose product MFSFRLLVSAIALTSSFSVMAADTLPTTAPAPANNPTTPEKVQLGKMLYHDPRLSSTGTVSCSSCHNTMLGGEDNRPNSMGVNGQTGGRSAPTVWNAAFNSVQFWDGRAASLEDQAAGPVTNPIEMGMKSWDDVVARLKTIKGYQTAFESAFGDKNAISKENATKAIAAYERTLITPNSAYDKYISGNKSALTPQQVRGLTKVTELGCTSCHSGPAFNGPGAFQKFPVFPDGYFDAQYHFTKDLGLAEVTKKDSDKHMWKVPTLRNIALTAPYFHNGSVKTLDVAVKMMAKMQMNITLPDSDIADIVAFLNALTGEFPQQTMPTLPGTPGTTFN is encoded by the coding sequence ATGTTTAGTTTTCGTCTATTGGTCAGTGCTATTGCATTAACCAGCTCATTTTCGGTTATGGCGGCAGATACTTTGCCGACCACCGCACCTGCACCCGCTAATAATCCCACTACTCCAGAAAAAGTGCAGTTGGGTAAAATGTTGTATCACGATCCACGTTTGTCTTCTACCGGAACTGTCTCTTGCTCTTCTTGCCATAACACCATGCTAGGTGGTGAAGACAATCGTCCTAATTCGATGGGGGTTAATGGGCAAACAGGCGGTCGTAGCGCACCTACCGTGTGGAACGCAGCATTTAATAGTGTACAGTTCTGGGATGGCCGTGCGGCCAGTCTGGAAGATCAAGCAGCAGGTCCTGTTACTAACCCCATAGAAATGGGTATGAAAAGTTGGGATGATGTTGTAGCACGTTTAAAAACCATTAAAGGTTACCAAACTGCTTTTGAAAGCGCATTTGGCGATAAAAACGCAATCTCTAAAGAGAATGCCACTAAAGCAATTGCCGCGTATGAAAGAACCTTAATTACGCCTAACAGTGCTTACGATAAATATATTAGTGGTAATAAATCGGCCTTAACCCCACAACAAGTTCGCGGTTTAACAAAAGTGACCGAATTGGGTTGTACCAGTTGTCATAGTGGCCCAGCCTTTAATGGCCCCGGTGCGTTCCAAAAATTCCCGGTTTTCCCTGACGGCTATTTTGACGCGCAATACCATTTTACTAAAGATTTGGGTCTAGCCGAAGTCACTAAAAAAGACAGTGATAAACATATGTGGAAAGTACCCACCTTACGTAATATTGCTTTAACTGCACCGTATTTCCATAATGGTTCGGTTAAAACTTTGGATGTTGCTGTTAAGATGATGGCAAAAATGCAAATGAACATCACCTTGCCCGATTCAGATATTGCCGATATCGTGGCTTTTCTTAATGCGTTGACCGGGGAGTTTCCACAACAAACCATGCCAACATTACCCGGTACTCCTGGCACTACCTTCAATTAA
- a CDS encoding transposase, whose protein sequence is MSNYRRYRIPGGTYFFTVNLLEREPNDLLIRHIDILRHTVKNVRRRWPFHIDAWVVLPDHLHCVWTLPQGDTDNTTRWRLIKQAFSKALPITERRSAVRIAKGERGIWQRRFWEHLILDDADYAAHLDYCHINPVKHGLVKQVINWPYSTFHRCVDQGLYPANWATPLPVIDVDGERS, encoded by the coding sequence ATGTCCAACTATCGACGCTACCGCATACCCGGTGGAACCTACTTTTTTACCGTTAATCTGCTAGAGCGAGAGCCTAATGATTTATTAATCCGCCACATTGACATCCTAAGGCATACCGTTAAAAACGTAAGAAGACGTTGGCCTTTTCATATTGATGCCTGGGTGGTTTTGCCTGATCATTTACACTGTGTATGGACTCTTCCCCAAGGTGATACCGATAACACCACCCGCTGGCGCTTGATCAAGCAAGCTTTTTCAAAAGCATTACCCATCACTGAAAGACGTTCTGCCGTACGTATTGCCAAGGGTGAAAGAGGCATTTGGCAACGGCGTTTTTGGGAACATCTAATTCTTGATGATGCCGATTATGCAGCACATCTTGATTACTGCCACATTAATCCTGTAAAACACGGATTGGTTAAACAAGTGATTAATTGGCCTTACTCCACTTTTCATCGTTGTGTTGATCAAGGTTTATACCCGGCAAATTGGGCAACACCCTTACCCGTTATTGATGTTGATGGTGAACGAAGTTAA
- a CDS encoding DUF2283 domain-containing protein, translating to MKLSYDKETDSLYIHLSNTPSVDSDEVAEGVVLDFDCNGKLVGIDVQNASQKTDIESISLAHLPLQTLEAA from the coding sequence ATGAAGCTTAGCTACGATAAAGAAACTGATTCGCTATATATTCATCTATCCAATACTCCATCTGTTGACTCAGACGAAGTTGCTGAGGGTGTAGTATTGGATTTTGATTGCAACGGTAAGCTTGTGGGAATTGATGTACAGAACGCGAGCCAAAAAACGGATATTGAATCTATATCGCTTGCACATTTACCTTTACAAACTTTGGAAGCAGCATAA
- a CDS encoding DUF4082 domain-containing protein: MVSMKTSITSIFLTFSLSFGIAQADTPAISFNSLAGNLSGSNWNLGFEFQANSNVDVTKLGSLTAGVSSSPVEIGLWDSSGNLLASASVTKSSPVLNQFSYAAITPVELKAGSDYYVASVGYTNYGAGAIGATTAPQITYIKDAWNYNGSSLAFPFKSNNFNLSNAGIFGANLQISAVPEAQEWAMMLLGLPLVGWVVRRKQS, translated from the coding sequence ATGGTTTCTATGAAAACATCAATCACATCAATATTTCTGACATTTTCATTAAGTTTTGGAATTGCACAGGCTGATACACCAGCTATCTCTTTTAATTCATTGGCAGGTAATCTCTCAGGGAGTAATTGGAATCTTGGTTTCGAATTTCAGGCCAACTCCAATGTTGATGTTACAAAACTTGGCTCTTTAACTGCCGGTGTTAGCAGTAGTCCAGTTGAAATTGGTCTATGGGACAGTTCTGGCAACTTATTAGCCTCAGCATCAGTCACTAAGTCAAGCCCAGTATTGAATCAATTCAGCTATGCTGCAATTACTCCAGTGGAACTCAAAGCAGGTTCGGATTACTACGTAGCTTCAGTAGGATATACAAACTACGGGGCAGGTGCAATTGGTGCAACTACTGCGCCACAGATTACCTATATTAAAGATGCTTGGAATTATAATGGCAGCTCTCTCGCTTTCCCATTTAAATCTAATAATTTCAATCTGAGTAACGCTGGTATTTTCGGGGCTAATTTGCAAATTTCAGCAGTACCAGAAGCTCAAGAATGGGCAATGATGTTATTAGGCTTGCCATTAGTAGGCTGGGTCGTTCGTCGTAAACAATCTTAA